The Mycobacteriales bacterium DNA segment GCTCACGTTGATCAACCGGCGCGCGGACGACCCGGAGCAGGTACGCCGTCTGGTCCGGCACTCCGAACGCGAGCTGCGCGGCTGGCTCTATCGCCCGCAGCCGGCCGCCGCATCGTTCCAAGCGTTGGTCAGCGCCGCGTGCGCCGAGGTGGAGGACGAGTACGACGTGGTCATCGACGTCGTCGCGGTCGGCGACCTGGCCGCCGGCACGACCACCGAGCCGATCCTGGCCGCGATGCGGGAAGCGGTCGTCAACGCCGCGAAGCATTCCGGTGAACGCACGATCTCGGTCTACGCCGAGGTCGGCGAGCAGGACGTCACCGTCTACGTACGCGACCGCGGCAAGGGCTTCAACGTGAAGGCTGTGCCGGCCGACCGGTTCGGCGTACGCGAGTCGGTCGTGCACCGCATGGAACGCCACGGCGGATCAGCGACCATCCGCTCGACTCCCAAGTCCGGCACCGAGGTGCAGCTGCGCCTGCCCCTACCGTCGAAGGCTGCGATCTAGTGCCGCGGCCTCGCGTCGTGCTGGTCGACGACCACTCGCTGGTCCGCTCCGGGGTCCGCTCCGAGCTCGGCGACCGGCTCGACGTCGTCGGTGAGGCGGCGGACATCGCCGAGGCGATCGAGTGCATCCGCCGGACCGATCCCGACGTCGTCCTGCTGGATGTGCACCTGCCCAGCGGCACGGGCGATCACGTGATCAGCGCGGTGCACGCCGACCACCCGAAGCCGAGGTTCCTCGCGCTGTCGGTCTCCGACTCCCCTGACGACGTGATCCGGGTGATCCGGGCCGGAGCTCGCGGGTATGTCACCAAGAGCATCAGCGGCGACGACCTCGCCGCCGCGGTCGAGCGGGTCGCGGCCGGCGACGCCGTGTTCTCACCTCGGCTGGCCGGGTTCGTGCTCGACGCCTTCGCGGCGGGTGCGCCCGCGGCACCGGATCCGGAAGAGCTCAACGTGTTGACGCCGCGCGAGCGCGACGTGCTGCGGCTGATCGCGCGCGGCTACTCCTACCGCGAGGCGGCCGAGGAGCTGTTCTTGTCCGTGAAGACGATCGAGACCCACGTGTCCGCGGTCTTGCGCAAGCTGCAGCTGTCCAACCGCCGCGAGCTGGCACGTTGGGCGAACGATCGCAGGCTGCTGCCCTAGCCGGGCGAGCTGCCGCTAGTGCAGATGCTCCTCGAAGTACGCGTATGCCCGACGCCAACCGTCGGTGTGAGCGCTGTCGACGTAGCGAAGTCCGGGCACGTGTTCGGCGAGGGCCCAGGCGCCGGTGTGCTTGACCATGAAGCCGTGCCCGGCCTCGGCGTACTCCTTGACGTCGTGTTCGACCCCGCAGGCGACCAGCGCCTTCTCGAGCCTCGCGGCGGCACCGCGATACATCCAGTCCTGCTTGCCGTACGACGCGACCACCGGGCAGGCGCCTGACAGCACTGCTTCGGCGTTTCGCGGGACCTGGCCGTAGTTCGGTGCGGCGACGTCGAATCCGCGACTCGCCGCGAGGATCGCGAAGCCGCCACCCATGCAGAACCCGATGATCCCGACCTTGCCCGTGCAGTCGTCGCGGGCGAGCAGGAACTGGCGCGCCGCGTCGATGTCCTCGAGGGCCCTACCGCCGCTGCCGCGCAGCAGGGTGCACATCGTCGCGAGCAGGCACTGCGGCGCGAAGCCGTAGGAGTAGAGGTCGGGGGCGAACGCGAGGTAGCCATGAGCGGCGACGGCGTCCGCCGTACGCCGGATGTCGTCGGTCAACCCGTACGCCTCGTGGATGAGCACGATGCCGGGTCGCGGTTCGGCTCCCTCGGGTGTCGCCAGGTACCCGCGAAGCCGTCCGTTGGGGGTGTCGTAGTGCGTGTCCGCCATCGCCGGCCGTTCAGGCCATCGGCTGCGGCGCGGTCGACAGCGCTTCCTCGAGGTGGGTCGTGTCGTTGAAGCGGCGTACGGTCCACTCCTCGCCAAGCACGACGATCTCGGAGATCGACCCGTTGTCCGCGCCGATCATTCCGAACGGTCGGCAGCCGGTCGCGATGGACATCGTCATGCCGATCACACCACCGTGTACGAAGGCGGCGACGCGCTGGTTCGGATGCGCGGCGTGGATGCGGCCGAAGCCCGCGCGCAGCCGCGCGGCGAACTCGCTGTTCGACTCGGCGCCGGGAATCGCGTCCCAGCGCTGTTCGGTGAACATCTGGATCGCGATCGGGTCGTGGGCCGCGGTCAGCTTGCGGAACTTCCAGCCCTCCCACTCCCCGAGGCCGACCTCGTGGATGTCGGGATCCACCTTCGGCTCGATGCCGAGCTTCGCGGCGAGGGGCGCGGCGGTCTGCTGGGTGCGCTGCAGCTTGCTCACGTAGATCGCGTCGAGCGGCTCGTGCTGGAGCCGCTCGGCCACCTTCAGCGCTTGACCCTCGCCGACCGGGTCCAGCGGGGGGTCGGTGTGCCCGTCGCACATCGGGCCCTCGACGCCCTCGACGGCCGGCGCGGACTCGCCGTGGCGGACCAGCAGGATCACGGTGCCGCCGGGCGGCGGGGCGTATCGGTACTGGCGGTATTGCGGAGCGTCGGCCTCGGTCACCCTGTCACGGTATGCGGACGACTGTGGCGGATCGTCACCGCCGTCCGGGGCAACCACCGCTGTTCGCCGAACCTTCACGTTTCAACGTCAGATCTGCCCGCGCCACCTTGATTCGTGCAGGTTTGGTGCAGGTCGACCGCGTACCGCAGTTCCGTGAGCACCGCATCGCCACGATCGTCTGCCTTCATGGCTCCGTCGGCCCGCCAGCCGCCCGAATGCCGACCGGCGCCGCCACGCGCCGACCGTACGCCAAGTCGACTCGAGGGGCACCCCGGTTTGTTGAGCGCGACCGGCAGCGGGCTACTCCGGTGTCTCCACGCTTCGCCGGTGCGGCTGACTGTGGCGGATCGTCACCGCCATCCGCGCCCCGACGGCGCGCGCGGTCTTGGGCACCGTGTGCTCCCACTCCTGCTGGCAGGCGCCGCCCATCACGACGAGATCCCCGGCGCCCGGCGCCAGCTCGTGGGCGATCCGGCTGCTGCCGCGCCGACGCAGCAGGAAGCGCCGCCGCGCGCCGAGCGAGACCGTCGCGACCATCGGTTCGTCCATCACCAGCCGGTTGCGGTCGCCGTGCCACGCGACGCTGTCACGACCGTCGCGGTAGAGGTTGACCCACACGCTGTCGAAACCCACGTCGTACCGCTGCGAGAGCAGCCGGCAGATCTCGGCGAGCAGCGGCGGCACGTGCGCGGCGTCGGTGGACCAGCCGGCGGTCAGTCGCGGCTCGAGCACCTGCTTGTCCCACATCGTGACCGTCCGCTGCTGCCAGCGCGCCTCACGAGCGAGGACCTCGAACACCGAGTCGGAGCCGGCCAGCCACCCGGGGCAGTAGTCCACCCACGATCGGGCGTCGAGCTCGATCCGGCGCAACCCGTCGTACGACACGTCGATCCGCGGCTCACCCCCGTCGAGCAGTGACGGCTGCCACGCGACGTCCGGCGTCATGACAATCACTAGGCGACGAGCCCGGTGACGCGGGCCTCGTCGTAATGGCGGTCACACCACTGCCGGAACGTCTCACCGAACGCGTCGAGCAGATCGACGGCACGCGCCATCTCCTCGTACTCGGCATCAGTGAGCGCAGGTGGCGCCGGCAACGGCTCGTCAGGATCGGGCGGATCCGGATCGGCGAACAGCGGCAGCCCGTCGGCGATCTCCTCGGGAGGTTCCGGCTCGACCACCAACGGCTCCGGAACCGGGAACCAGGTCGGATGCTTCGTGTAGCGATGACCGAGGAAGCTGATCCAGGTTTCCGTCCCGTCCGGGTTGACGTCGACGTGCCAGAGCTTCTTGGTCTTCAGGTCGTGGTGCAGCTTGCACTTCGGGCCGAGGTTGTCGCGGTCGGTCCGCCCCGGATCGGTACGCCGGTCGTACTCGCGGCGGTGATCGATCTCGCAGTCGATCGACGGACGCGAACACCCGGGCATCCCGCAGGTCGGCTTGTCCGCGACGATCAGGCGGCGGAGAGCGGCCGACGGCCGGTAGGAGCGGCGACCGAGGTCGAGGGTGTCGCCGGTGAGCGGGTCGAACACCAGCCGGCGCAGCATCGTGTCCGCGGCGATCCGCCGCGCTGTCTGCGCCGTGATCGGTCCGTACCCGACGAGCTCACCCGGGCGGTCGTCCTGCCCGAGCATCGTCGTGAGATCGACCCGCACGTGAGTCTCACCGCGGGGCACGGGCCGTCCGTCGGCGATGCCCGCTCCCGGCTCGTTCAAGACCAGGTCGGCCAGAGCGTGGAATCGGCGGACGCCGACGTTGCGGTCGTCACCCGCGCGAGCCATCGCCTCCGCCAACTCGTCGACCGCGTCCGCCATCCGGCGAGCGAGAACGGCGTCTCCGGTCGCGACCAAGGTCGCGGTCTCGTCCGGGAGCGGATAGAACCGCACGTCGGCGCAGTCCTTTGCTGCCGCGGCCCGGTCCACAGCGCCATCCGGGTCCATCGCGATCACGAGCCGGCGGGCGGCGCGCGCGGTCTCGCCGGGTGTCCAGCCACGCTCCACCGCCAGGGCGACCACCTGGCAATCGACGGCCTCGGCCACTCGCGGTGAGCAGTTGGTCGTCGCCTTCTCTACCGCCTTGACGTGCGCGAGTGAGATCTCGCCGCGCGCCATCGCCTCCCACGACGCAGGCAGGCACTCCGCGATCCGCTCGACGAGCGCCACCTGCGACATCGCGGTCGGGTAGGCGACGTGTGTCTCGCAGGCCAGCTCCTGAGC contains these protein-coding regions:
- a CDS encoding response regulator transcription factor → MPRPRVVLVDDHSLVRSGVRSELGDRLDVVGEAADIAEAIECIRRTDPDVVLLDVHLPSGTGDHVISAVHADHPKPRFLALSVSDSPDDVIRVIRAGARGYVTKSISGDDLAAAVERVAAGDAVFSPRLAGFVLDAFAAGAPAAPDPEELNVLTPRERDVLRLIARGYSYREAAEELFLSVKTIETHVSAVLRKLQLSNRRELARWANDRRLLP
- a CDS encoding alpha-ketoglutarate-dependent dioxygenase AlkB, whose protein sequence is MTPDVAWQPSLLDGGEPRIDVSYDGLRRIELDARSWVDYCPGWLAGSDSVFEVLAREARWQQRTVTMWDKQVLEPRLTAGWSTDAAHVPPLLAEICRLLSQRYDVGFDSVWVNLYRDGRDSVAWHGDRNRLVMDEPMVATVSLGARRRFLLRRRGSSRIAHELAPGAGDLVVMGGACQQEWEHTVPKTARAVGARMAVTIRHSQPHRRSVETPE
- a CDS encoding DUF222 domain-containing protein; this translates as MQAQLNRLHRKTAERVEVAASMKVGPALVAELSRLNTEPMTAETAVTVAALWAKVAAWVSAQQMVPTYEALHGIRGALNLDPRHEGLMLTAQELACETHVAYPTAMSQVALVERIAECLPASWEAMARGEISLAHVKAVEKATTNCSPRVAEAVDCQVVALAVERGWTPGETARAARRLVIAMDPDGAVDRAAAAKDCADVRFYPLPDETATLVATGDAVLARRMADAVDELAEAMARAGDDRNVGVRRFHALADLVLNEPGAGIADGRPVPRGETHVRVDLTTMLGQDDRPGELVGYGPITAQTARRIAADTMLRRLVFDPLTGDTLDLGRRSYRPSAALRRLIVADKPTCGMPGCSRPSIDCEIDHRREYDRRTDPGRTDRDNLGPKCKLHHDLKTKKLWHVDVNPDGTETWISFLGHRYTKHPTWFPVPEPLVVEPEPPEEIADGLPLFADPDPPDPDEPLPAPPALTDAEYEEMARAVDLLDAFGETFRQWCDRHYDEARVTGLVA
- a CDS encoding dienelactone hydrolase family protein, which encodes MADTHYDTPNGRLRGYLATPEGAEPRPGIVLIHEAYGLTDDIRRTADAVAAHGYLAFAPDLYSYGFAPQCLLATMCTLLRGSGGRALEDIDAARQFLLARDDCTGKVGIIGFCMGGGFAILAASRGFDVAAPNYGQVPRNAEAVLSGACPVVASYGKQDWMYRGAAARLEKALVACGVEHDVKEYAEAGHGFMVKHTGAWALAEHVPGLRYVDSAHTDGWRRAYAYFEEHLH
- a CDS encoding histidine phosphatase family protein, with protein sequence MTEADAPQYRQYRYAPPPGGTVILLVRHGESAPAVEGVEGPMCDGHTDPPLDPVGEGQALKVAERLQHEPLDAIYVSKLQRTQQTAAPLAAKLGIEPKVDPDIHEVGLGEWEGWKFRKLTAAHDPIAIQMFTEQRWDAIPGAESNSEFAARLRAGFGRIHAAHPNQRVAAFVHGGVIGMTMSIATGCRPFGMIGADNGSISEIVVLGEEWTVRRFNDTTHLEEALSTAPQPMA